AAGTGCAGGTGCACTCCGGTGGCCATGCCCGTCTTGCCGGCCGCGCCCACCACATCGCCCTGCTCGAGCACCTCGCCGGGAGTCACCAGCACGCGCGACAGGTGGCTGTAGCGGGTGGTGGTGTCCCCGTCGTGCTGGATGACCACCTGGTTGCCGTAGCCCCCGTTCCACCCGGCCCGCACCACCACGCCTCCGGCGGCCGCCGTGACGAGCTGGCCCGACTTCGCCGCGAGATCCAATCCCTGGTGGTCCCGCTCCTCGCCGAGGATGGGGTGCAGCCGGCTGCCGAAGACGCTGGTGACGACCACCGGGTCCACCGGCCAGGTGAAGCGCGGCGCCCGCTTCGAGGGCTGAAGCTGAAGACGCCGCAGCTCGGCCATGCGCACCGCGAGCAGATCCACCCGGGCGAGCACCGCGTCGGCCAGGTCCGCGGGGATGTCACCGTAGGCGCGCGCGTCCTCCTCCAGCTCGGCCTCCAGCGTCACCCGGGCGCGCACCACGTCCAGCGGCGACGTCTTGCGCGTGGGCGTCCGGAGGAAGGCATCCAGGGCGACGTTCATCTCGCGCCAGTTCTCCACCTGGGCCGCCGGCATGGCCCCGCCCCGGGGCACCTGCGTCCGCGAGGCGCGCGCCTGCGTGGCGAAGGTCCCCAGCGCGTCCCGCAGCACCCGTGAGCCCGGGGAGATCAACACCTGCTCGGCGTTCTTCGGCCGGGACCTGACGACCCTGGCCGCGTCGTCGCGAGCTGGAGCCGCCGCCTCCGCGTCGGCCGGGGGCCGCTCGCCCTTCTTGGAGTACAGCTCGTCGAAGCTCATCTTCTGCCGCGCGCGAGGGGCGGTGCACGCGGAGAGGACCAGCAGCATGAGGGCGGCGAGGAGACGCAAGGCGCCGCCCAATCTATCACGTCGCGGGAATCAGCCAGAAACCGCCCGGCGGATGCGCACCAGGGCCTCCTCGATGTCCGACGAGGACACATCCAGGTGTGTCACCAGGCGAACGGAGCGGGGCCCCATGCCGGAGGAGCCGCAGAGGACGCCGTGAGCGGCCAGCTTCGCCTGCATCTCCTGCACCGGCAGCGGGAAGTCCGCGAAGACCATGTTCGTCTCCACCTGGGAGGCATCCACCTTCACTCCCGGCATCTCCGCCAGGCCGGCGGCGAGCCGACGGGCGTGGACATGGTCCTCGGCGAGCCGCTCCACGTGGTGCTCCAGGGCATGCAGCGCCCCGGCGGCGATGATGCCCACCTGCCGCATGGCGCCCCCGAGCCGCTTGCGCAGCCGGCGCGCCTCGGCGATGTGCTCCTTGGAGCCCACGATGGCCGAGCCCACCGGCGCCCCCAGGCCCTTGGAGAAGCACACGGCCGTGGTGTCGGTGAGGGAGGCCCAGGCCGATGCCGGCGTCCCCGTGGCCGCCGCGGCGTTGAAGAGGCGCGCCCCGTCCAGGTGGATGGCCAGCCCCGCCTTGCGGCCCGCCTCCACCACCGCGCGGAAGCGCTCCAGCGGCCACACCTTGCCACCGCCGCGGTTGTGCGTGTTCTCCAGCGACAGCAGCCGCGAGCGCGGGCTGATGAAGTCCGTGCGCACCGCCGCCGTCACCTGCTCGGGCGTGAGGAGCCCGCGCTCACCCGGCAGCCCGCCCGGCTGCACGCCCCACAGGCCCGACACGCCGCCGCTCTCGTAGTGGAAGATGTGGCTGTTCGCGTCGGCGAGGATCTCGTCGCCCAGGCGGCAGTGCAGGCCGATGGCGATCTGGTTGGCCTGCGTCCCGGAGGGCACGAAGAGGGCGGCCTGCAGACCGAGCTTCTCGGCGATGCGCTCCTCGAGCCGGCGCGCGGTGGGATCCTCGCCGTAGATGTCGTCACCCACGTCGGCCTCGGCCATGGCGCGGCGCATGGCGGGGGTGGGCTTCGTCACGGTGTCGGAGCGGAAGTCGATGGGTCTCATGGGTGTCCTGCCAGGTCGTGGAAACTGCTTTACTTCGGAGGTCGGTCTGTCATACAGCCGCCGCGTGGCACGCGAGAAGATGGAGTCCAAGCGCGGTAGGGCGGTGGAGGTGCTGGACCGGCTGGAACGGGCCATGCCGGACGTGCGCATCGAGCTGGACTATCGCACCCCGCTGGAGCTGCTGGTGGCGGTCATCCTCTCCGCCCAGTGTACGGACAAGCGGGTGAACATGGTGACACCCGCCCTCTTCCAGCGATTCCCGGACGCACGGGCCTACGCCCGGGCGAGCGCCGCGGAGGTGGAGCCCTTCATCCAGTCGTGCGGCCTGTACCGCGCCAAGGCGAAGAACCTGGTGGCGGCGGCCAAGGCGCTGGTGGACGAGCACGGAGGCGAGGTGCCCCACTCGCGGGCCGTGCTGGAGAAGCTGCCGGGCGTGGGACACAAGACGGCCGGCGTGGTGTGCATCCACCTGGGCGGAGACGACGCCTTCCCGGTGGACACCCACGTCAAGCGGCTGGCGTATCGGCTGGGATTCTCCCGGCACGAGGACCCGGACAAGGTGGAGGCGGACATGCAGGCCCTCCTGCCACCGGAGCGGTGGGCCAAGGGCCACCAGCTCCTGGTCTGGCACGGGCGGAGGACCTGCTTCGCGCGGGCGCCCGCGTGCGAGCGCTGCCCCGTGGCGGACCTCTGTCCCAGGAAGGGCGTGCCGGCTAGGCCGACGGACGATCCTCTCGCGACGCCTTGACGCGCTTCATCCGCTTGCGGATGAGCTCGCGCTTGAGCGTGGAGACGTGGTCCACGAAGACGGTGCCGTTCAGGTGGTCCGTCTCGTGCTGCACGGCGATGGACAGCAGCCCGTCGCACTGGAGCGTCTGCTCCTGGCCCTCGGTGTCGAGGTACTTCACCGTCACCACCGCGGCGCGATCCACGTCCTCGGACTCGCCAGGGATGGACAGGCAGCCCTCGTTGTAGGTCGTCTTCCCCTCCAGGGCGATGATCTCCGGGTTGATCATCGCCAGCGGCTGGGACTCGGGCTGGCGCGGCCGGGTGTCCAGGACGATGACGCGCTGCAGGACACCCACCTGCGGAGCGGCGAGCCCCACGCCATCGGCGGCGTACATGGTCTCGAACATGTCCTTGACCAGGGTGCGGATGGAGTCGTCCACCCGGGCCACGGGCCTGGCTTTCTGCTTCAGGATGGGATCGGGCCAGATGAGGATTTCGCGAACCATGGCGCCCCTCTTAACCCCGTGGGAACGGACGGGCAACCGGCCCGATGTCCCGGGGGCCCCGGTCCACCCGCCCCCGGACGCCTCCCCGCCCCACCAGCGGTCGGCCTCCGGACACCTCCAGGGTGCTGTCATCCCGAGTGTGATGAAAAAGACACTTGGTGGCTTTCCACCGGGCAGGTGTCCAGGCACACTGAAGCAGTCCGGATATCCCGGCAGTCCGGCTCAGGAGGAATTCACTGTGCTCCGGAAGACCTTCCTGCTCTCCGCCCTGTTGCTGAGCGCCTGCGAGCCCTCCTCGTCGCCCGCGCCCAACATCGTCTCCATCGAACCCGAGGAAGTGATGCGCGGCGAGGCGGCGACGATCGCGCTCGAGCTGGACGCTCCACTCCCGGTGAAGATCGATTACGGGAAGAAGACGGCGACGCTGCTGGGCACACCGACCCTGCGGATCGGCGGACAGGAGGTGGCCATCCAGGGGCTGGAACAGGACGGGACGCTGCTGGCCACGGCGCCCGCGAACCTGACGGAAGGGCTCCAGGACGTCCAGCTGGAGCTGGGAGACGGGAGCGAGTCGATCCGCGAGCAGGGTCTCACGGTGCTGCCACCCCCTCCCGCCCCGGCGCCCATGTCGGATGGGGGCATCGCGGGCCCGCCGCTCGACCTCACCGGCATCCAGATCGACCCCATTCCGGATCAGGTCCGTGACGTCCCGTTCGTCATCACCCTTCGGGCCGAGGGCCCGGAGGCGGCCGCCTTCACGGGGCAGGTGCTGATCAGCACCAACAAGGGACATGTCACCCCGAACATGAGCGGGGCCTTCACCCAGGGTGTGCGGCGGGAGCAGGTCGTCCTCGACAAGCAGGGCGGGAACATCATCCTCACCATCCGGGTCGGGGACAGCGTCGTCGCCCAGTCCAACCCCTTCAAGGTCTCGAAGTAGGCCGGCAGGGCCCCCCACTCAGTCGAGCAGGCTGCGGGCGTACTCCTCGCGCAGCCGGTCGTCCGCGAGCGCCCGGGCCGCCTCGCCCAGGGCGTTGGAGATCTGCTGGGCGCGGTGCTGGAGCGCCGGGTCCGGGTGCCCCGCGAAACGCAGCGGGTGGAACTCGGCGGTGAGCAGCGCGTAGGCGCGCTTCACCTCCTCGCTGCCCGCGGTACGCGCGAGCCCCAGCACGGTGAAGTAGTCTGCGTCCTGGATCTCCTCGAACTTCGACTCGAGCCGGCGCACGTCCAGCTCGCCGGGAGCCGCCTCGGAGGAGACCTCGGCGGCGGGCCGCAGGGTGATGAGGCCCAGGGCGCGCGCGACGGCGAAGACCTTGAGGGCCGTGTCCTGCGGCATCCCCGCGCCGAGCAGCAACTGCTCGAGCGTCTGCTCTCCGTCGACCTCCTCCAGGAGCCGCAGCTCGCGCGAGGAGAGCCCGAAGGCCTCCGGCGAGGGCTCGGGCTCCCCGCGGATGACGACCGCGCGCAGTCCGCCGGCGGCCTCCACGAAGGACTCGGTGGAGACGGCGTTGCGCAGGGCCTCGGCCAGCAGGTGCAGCAGCCGCCGGGTGGAGGCGGCGAGGGCCACCTCGTGCGGAGGTGGCTCCTCGGAGAGCCGGTACAGCGAGGAGGGCTCGGCGAGCGCGTCCAGGGCCACCTGCTCCGTGTAGCGCTGCACGAGCGGGACGACCTCGTTCTCGCGCACGTAGCCCCGGCCGCGCATGGCGTCGATGAGCGCCCCCGTGGAGGCACCGCGCACCAGACGCAGCTCGTTCTCCTGGCGCGCGTCGATGAGACCATCCGCCCGGGCGCGATCCACGAGCGACTCGTCCTGAGCGGAGGAGACCGCTCCCACCAGAGCCCCATCCTTCAACCAGAGGATGCGCAGGGCTCCGGCCACCTTGAGCTCCAGGCGGACCCCGGCGCGCCCCTCCTGCAGACGGGTGATGAGCCGCGCGAGCCCCTCCTGGTTGACACTGCCCGCGCGGGGGATGTCCACCTCGAAGCCACCGGGCACCTCGAGCGTGACGAGCGCCGCCTTCGCACGGGCCGC
This is a stretch of genomic DNA from Archangium violaceum. It encodes these proteins:
- a CDS encoding M23 family metallopeptidase, with protein sequence MRLLAALMLLVLSACTAPRARQKMSFDELYSKKGERPPADAEAAAPARDDAARVVRSRPKNAEQVLISPGSRVLRDALGTFATQARASRTQVPRGGAMPAAQVENWREMNVALDAFLRTPTRKTSPLDVVRARVTLEAELEEDARAYGDIPADLADAVLARVDLLAVRMAELRRLQLQPSKRAPRFTWPVDPVVVTSVFGSRLHPILGEERDHQGLDLAAKSGQLVTAAAGGVVVRAGWNGGYGNQVVIQHDGDTTTRYSHLSRVLVTPGEVLEQGDVVGAAGKTGMATGVHLHFELWREGMPCDPLDELGPTESGEEPSFVQRGEGGDAGKRQGRRPLGRRPQ
- a CDS encoding threonine aldolase family protein — encoded protein: MRPIDFRSDTVTKPTPAMRRAMAEADVGDDIYGEDPTARRLEERIAEKLGLQAALFVPSGTQANQIAIGLHCRLGDEILADANSHIFHYESGGVSGLWGVQPGGLPGERGLLTPEQVTAAVRTDFISPRSRLLSLENTHNRGGGKVWPLERFRAVVEAGRKAGLAIHLDGARLFNAAAATGTPASAWASLTDTTAVCFSKGLGAPVGSAIVGSKEHIAEARRLRKRLGGAMRQVGIIAAGALHALEHHVERLAEDHVHARRLAAGLAEMPGVKVDASQVETNMVFADFPLPVQEMQAKLAAHGVLCGSSGMGPRSVRLVTHLDVSSSDIEEALVRIRRAVSG
- the nth gene encoding endonuclease III, with amino-acid sequence MESKRGRAVEVLDRLERAMPDVRIELDYRTPLELLVAVILSAQCTDKRVNMVTPALFQRFPDARAYARASAAEVEPFIQSCGLYRAKAKNLVAAAKALVDEHGGEVPHSRAVLEKLPGVGHKTAGVVCIHLGGDDAFPVDTHVKRLAYRLGFSRHEDPDKVEADMQALLPPERWAKGHQLLVWHGRRTCFARAPACERCPVADLCPRKGVPARPTDDPLATP
- the def gene encoding peptide deformylase: MVREILIWPDPILKQKARPVARVDDSIRTLVKDMFETMYAADGVGLAAPQVGVLQRVIVLDTRPRQPESQPLAMINPEIIALEGKTTYNEGCLSIPGESEDVDRAAVVTVKYLDTEGQEQTLQCDGLLSIAVQHETDHLNGTVFVDHVSTLKRELIRKRMKRVKASREDRPSA